One part of the Xiphophorus maculatus strain JP 163 A chromosome 1, X_maculatus-5.0-male, whole genome shotgun sequence genome encodes these proteins:
- the LOC102218104 gene encoding arf-GAP with GTPase, ANK repeat and PH domain-containing protein 1 isoform X2: protein MSGGGALQQRTTYLISLTLVKVEAVEENGGEAKKTTQEKEAEADQERSPGEEIGAPIAAENGAGERKPRSPQRDTVDAAGKAPEKPPRNLSIPLPAERGTIQQTRSVDAVESMQCWSPSLITTPPTELVEPSRTPTRTGFSIRPAGQRPVSLLKSHSSVATRGRDCREGRERSPTSAQSLDRKDCRVTTRSPGPCRASWAEASRPEAWRDLRDESQTGMSLDIGGGVAAVMRDIPRKDRLKTGSASLPAPANQVPKPARKGKSRTLDNSDLNSLSEDLGLARDAQQAQQGHRASAKDRKMLKFISGIFTKSSSGAAGPTSAAPPVYIQRDSSEEEVNIANSQEWMLSRSIPELRVGILGSLKSGKSALVNKYITGSYAAIEKPDGGRYKKEVLVDNQSHLLLIREEAGAPDAQFCSWVDAVIMVFSLENEASFQELYQLYSQLSAHRSDIPVIVVGTQDKISSTNPRVIEDQRARQLCIDVKHSLFYETCATYGFNVDRVFSEAAQKIVAQKKQAALLACKSLPNSPSHSGGSTPGSASLPGQASNGPSSSYACSLPSTPVVGHRDLRAAQVEGGGSSRLKSIPRRPSLFKNRDTDKKAGDSKGDQSGARGVPLKQGILFKRSGNSLNKEWKKKYVTLSNNGTLSYHSSSSDYTQNTHGKEIDLLRVTVKVPGKRPPRAVAPAGPSAVPPAALPGVNGISKEPAAADGTSTVPQLCPSTLSVADERPGALSPQGGERGLQRCPSSLSAKAQSVDGLEGTAGKDPGQASPMTDRKKNRRKKSMNQKGDAAVGQADEEENADFIIVSSTGQMWHFEAQSLEERDSWVTAIESQILASLQSCESGRNKARRSSQSEAVALQAIRNTKGNNLCVDCEASNPTWASLNLGALICIECSGIHRNLGTHLSRVRSLDLDDWPGELTQVLAAIGNHMANSVWESCTQGRTKPTPNATREERESWIRAKYEQRAFVAPLRPGCEDSVPVSLLSAVTDRDLPRLLLLLAHCTKEQINAQLAATPSRTALHGACQLGDVVMTQLLVWYGIDVKAKDSQGQTPMMIARKTGSKGCMDILLQHGCSNEASPTASAAAAATPVLSRRSSTASLGRTSSRKWVS from the exons ATGAGTGGAGGAGGCGCCCTGCAGCAACGCACCACCTACCTCATCTCCCTCACCTTGGTGAAGGTAGAGGCTGTGGAGGAGAATGGCGGGGAGGCCAAGAAAACCACCCAGGAGAAGGAGGCGGAGGCCGACCAGGAAAGAAGTCCAGGGGAAGAGATTGGAGCTCCGATCGCGGCTGAGAATGGAGCTGGAGAGAGAAAACCTCGTAGTCCTCAGAGAGATACCGTAGATGCTGCAGGTAAAGCCCCTGAAAAGCCACCACGCAACCTCTCAATCCCTCTACCTGCCGAGAGAGGTACGATCCAGCAGACCAGGTCTGTAGACGCTGTTGAGTCAATGCAATGCTGGTCTCCGTCACTGATCACAACACCGCCAACGGAGCTAGTCGAACCAAGCCGAACTCCTACCAGAACCGGCTTCTCTATTCGGCCAGCGGGACAGCGGCCCGTGAGTCTGCTGAAGTCCCACAGCAGCGTGGCCACCCGAGGCCGCGACTGCAGAGAGGGTCGGGAACGCAGCCCTACCTCGGCCCAGAGCCTCGACCGGAAGGACTGCCGCGTGACGACGCGGTCGCCGGGTCCCTGCCGGGCATCATGGGCCGAAGCAAGCCGACCGGAAGCCTGGAGGGACCTACGAGACGAATCTCAAACTGGGATGTCTCTGGACATCGGAGGTGGTGTGGCCGCGGTGATGAGGGACATCCCCAGGAAGGACCGGCTGAAGACGGGCTCGGCCTCCCTACCTGCTCCGGCCAACCAGGTCCCCAAACCGGCGCGTAAGGGTAAAAGCCGCACGCTGGACAACAGCGACCTGAACAGCCTTTCCGAGGACCTGGGGCTGGCCAGGGACGCCCAGCAGGCGCAGCAGGGTCACCGGGCCTCTGCTAAAGACAGGAAGATGCTCAAATTCATCAGTGGCATTTTCACCAAGAGCAGCTCAGGGGCGGCAGGGCCAACATCCGCAGCTCCTCCTGTCTACATACAGAGAGATTCCAGCGAGGAGGAAG TAAATATCGCCAACAGTCAGGAGTGGATGCTGAGCCGATCCATCCCGGAGCTGAGAGTG GGCATTCTAGGTAGCCTGAAAAGTGGAAAGTCAGCGCTGGTGAACAAATACATCACAGGCAGTTATGCTGCGATTGAGAAGCCTGATG GTGGAAGGTATAAAAAGGAAGTTCTGGTGGACAATCAGAGTCACCTATTGCTGATCCGGGAGGAAGCTGGAGCTCCTGACGCACAG TTCTGCAGCTGGGTCGATGCGGTCATCATGGTCTTCAGTCTGGAGAATGAAGCCAGTTTCCAGGAGCTTTACCAGCTCTACAGCCAGCTCAGTGCTCACCGCTCAGACATCCCCGTCATCGTGGTGGGAACCCAAG ATAAAATAAGCAGCACCAACCCCCGGGTGATCGAGGACCAGCGCGCCCGCCAGCTGTGCATCGACGTGAAACACTCGCTGTTTTATGAGACCTGCGCCACCTACGGGTTCAACGTCGACCGGGTCTTCTCCGAAG CCGCCCAGAAGATCGTAGCGCAGAAGAAACAGGCGGCGCTGCTGGCGTGTAAATCTCTTCCCAACTCGCCGAGTCACTCTGGAGGATCCACACCTGGATCAGCGTCTCTGCCCGGACAG GCCAGTAATGGCCCCAGCAGTAGCTACGCCTGCTCCCTCCCCTCCACCCCCGTGGTGGGTCACAGAGACCTGAGGGCGGCTCAGGTGGAGGGGGGCGGCAGCTCGCGTCTGAAGTCCATCCCCAGGCGACCTTCCCTGTTTAAG AACCGGGACACAGACAAGAAAGCAGGTGATTCAAAGGGGGATCAGAGTGGTGCGCGGGGCGTCCCGCTCAAACAG GGCATCCTGTTCAAGAGGAGTGGCAACTCTCTGAATAAGGAGTGGAAGAAGAAATACGTCACCCTGTCCAACAATGGCACGCTGTCTTATCACTCCAGCTCCAGT GACTACACACAGAACACCCACGGGAAGGAGATCGACCTGCTCCGTGTGACGGTTAAAGTTCCTGGGAAACGCCCGCCGAGAGCCGTCGCACCTGCCGGACCCTCAGCTGTTCCCCCGGCGGCTTTACCTGGAGTCAACGGGATCAGCAAGGAGCCGGCCGCAGCTGACGGCACCAGCACTG TTCCTCAGTTGTGTCCGTCCACTCTGTCCGTCGCCGACGAGCGACCCGGCGCTTTGTCGCCACAAGGGGGCGAGAGAGGACTGCAGCGCTGCCCTTCATCGCTGTCCGCTAAAGCACAAAGTGTTG ACGGCCTTGAAGGGACGGCCGGAAAAGATCCGGGCCAAGCGTCTCCCATGACTGACAGGAAGAAGAACAGGAGGAAGAAGAGCATGAATCAGAAAGGGGATGCAGCTGTTGGCCAAGCTGATG AGGAAGAGAATGCAGATTTTATTATAGTTTCCTCTACCGGCCAAATGTGGCACTTTGAGGCGCAGAGCCTGGAGGAGAGAGATTCCTGGGTGACAGCAATAGAGAGCCAGATCCTGGCAAGCCTGCAGTCCTGTGAGAGCGGCAGGAataag GCACGGAGAAGCAGTCAGAGCGAGGCCGTGGCGCTGCAGGCCATCCGAAACACCAAAGGAAACAACCTGTGTGTGGACTGTGAAGCATCGA ATCCCACCTGGGCCAGTCTGAACCTGGGCGCCCTCATCTGCATCGAGTGTTCGGGGATCCACCGGAACCTGGGGACCCACCTGTCTCGCGTTCGCTCGTTGGACCTGGACGACTGGCCGGGTGAACTCACACAGGTTCTGGCTGCCATCGGAAACCACATGGCCAACAGCGTGTGGGAGAGCTGCACCCAGGGCCGGACCAAACCCACGCCGAACGCAACACG AGAGGAACGAGAGTCCTGGATCCGGGCAAAGTATGAGCAGCGAGCCTTCGTTGCTCCTCTACGGCCGGGCTGTGAGGACAGCGTGCCGGTGTCGCTCCTGTCCGCGGTGACCGACCGGGATCTGCcccggctgctgctgcttctggcCCACTGCACCAAGGAGCAAATCAACGCACAGCTGGCCGCCACGCCGTCGCGTACGGCTCTGCACGGCGCCTGCCAGCTGGGAGACGTGGTCATGACCCAGCTGCTCGTCTGG TATGGAATCGACGTGAAAGCGAAGGACAGCCAAGGTCAGACGCCCATGATGATCGCCAGAAAAACTGGGAGCAAAGGCTGCATGGATATTTTGCTCCAACACGGATGCTCCAACGAAGCGTCCCCCACCGCctctgccgccgccgccgccacgCCGGTCCTCTCCCGTCGCTCCAGCACTGCCAGCCTGGGCCGGACCAGCTCCAGGAAGTGGGTGTCGTAG
- the LOC102218104 gene encoding arf-GAP with GTPase, ANK repeat and PH domain-containing protein 1 isoform X3, whose amino-acid sequence MSGGGALQQRTTYLISLTLVKVEAVEENGGEAKKTTQEKEAEADQERSPGEEIGAPIAAENGAGERKPRSPQRDTVDAAGKAPEKPPRNLSIPLPAERGTIQQTRSVDAVESMQCWSPSLITTPPTELVEPSRTPTRTGFSIRPAGQRPVSLLKSHSSVATRGRDCREGRERSPTSAQSLDRKDCRVTTRSPGPCRASWAEASRPEAWRDLRDESQTGMSLDIGGGVAAVMRDIPRKDRLKTGSASLPAPANQVPKPARKGKSRTLDNSDLNSLSEDLGLARDAQQAQQGHRASAKDRKMLKFISGIFTKSSSGAAGPTSAAPPVYIQRDSSEEEVNIANSQEWMLSRSIPELRVGILGSLKSGKSALVNKYITGSYAAIEKPDGGRYKKEVLVDNQSHLLLIREEAGAPDAQFCSWVDAVIMVFSLENEASFQELYQLYSQLSAHRSDIPVIVVGTQDKISSTNPRVIEDQRARQLCIDVKHSLFYETCATYGFNVDRVFSEAAQKIVAQKKQAALLACKSLPNSPSHSGGSTPGSASLPGQNRDTDKKAGDSKGDQSGARGVPLKQGILFKRSGNSLNKEWKKKYVTLSNNGTLSYHSSSSDYTQNTHGKEIDLLRVTVKVPGKRPPRAVAPAGPSAVPPAALPGVNGISKEPAAADGTSTVPQLCPSTLSVADERPGALSPQGGERGLQRCPSSLSAKAQSVDGLEGTAGKDPGQASPMTDRKKNRRKKSMNQKGDAAVGQADAKRKMWKLKSFGSLRNINKTEEENADFIIVSSTGQMWHFEAQSLEERDSWVTAIESQILASLQSCESGRNKARRSSQSEAVALQAIRNTKGNNLCVDCEASNPTWASLNLGALICIECSGIHRNLGTHLSRVRSLDLDDWPGELTQVLAAIGNHMANSVWESCTQGRTKPTPNATREERESWIRAKYEQRAFVAPLRPGCEDSVPVSLLSAVTDRDLPRLLLLLAHCTKEQINAQLAATPSRTALHGACQLGDVVMTQLLVWYGIDVKAKDSQGQTPMMIARKTGSKGCMDILLQHGCSNEASPTASAAAAATPVLSRRSSTASLGRTSSRKWVS is encoded by the exons ATGAGTGGAGGAGGCGCCCTGCAGCAACGCACCACCTACCTCATCTCCCTCACCTTGGTGAAGGTAGAGGCTGTGGAGGAGAATGGCGGGGAGGCCAAGAAAACCACCCAGGAGAAGGAGGCGGAGGCCGACCAGGAAAGAAGTCCAGGGGAAGAGATTGGAGCTCCGATCGCGGCTGAGAATGGAGCTGGAGAGAGAAAACCTCGTAGTCCTCAGAGAGATACCGTAGATGCTGCAGGTAAAGCCCCTGAAAAGCCACCACGCAACCTCTCAATCCCTCTACCTGCCGAGAGAGGTACGATCCAGCAGACCAGGTCTGTAGACGCTGTTGAGTCAATGCAATGCTGGTCTCCGTCACTGATCACAACACCGCCAACGGAGCTAGTCGAACCAAGCCGAACTCCTACCAGAACCGGCTTCTCTATTCGGCCAGCGGGACAGCGGCCCGTGAGTCTGCTGAAGTCCCACAGCAGCGTGGCCACCCGAGGCCGCGACTGCAGAGAGGGTCGGGAACGCAGCCCTACCTCGGCCCAGAGCCTCGACCGGAAGGACTGCCGCGTGACGACGCGGTCGCCGGGTCCCTGCCGGGCATCATGGGCCGAAGCAAGCCGACCGGAAGCCTGGAGGGACCTACGAGACGAATCTCAAACTGGGATGTCTCTGGACATCGGAGGTGGTGTGGCCGCGGTGATGAGGGACATCCCCAGGAAGGACCGGCTGAAGACGGGCTCGGCCTCCCTACCTGCTCCGGCCAACCAGGTCCCCAAACCGGCGCGTAAGGGTAAAAGCCGCACGCTGGACAACAGCGACCTGAACAGCCTTTCCGAGGACCTGGGGCTGGCCAGGGACGCCCAGCAGGCGCAGCAGGGTCACCGGGCCTCTGCTAAAGACAGGAAGATGCTCAAATTCATCAGTGGCATTTTCACCAAGAGCAGCTCAGGGGCGGCAGGGCCAACATCCGCAGCTCCTCCTGTCTACATACAGAGAGATTCCAGCGAGGAGGAAG TAAATATCGCCAACAGTCAGGAGTGGATGCTGAGCCGATCCATCCCGGAGCTGAGAGTG GGCATTCTAGGTAGCCTGAAAAGTGGAAAGTCAGCGCTGGTGAACAAATACATCACAGGCAGTTATGCTGCGATTGAGAAGCCTGATG GTGGAAGGTATAAAAAGGAAGTTCTGGTGGACAATCAGAGTCACCTATTGCTGATCCGGGAGGAAGCTGGAGCTCCTGACGCACAG TTCTGCAGCTGGGTCGATGCGGTCATCATGGTCTTCAGTCTGGAGAATGAAGCCAGTTTCCAGGAGCTTTACCAGCTCTACAGCCAGCTCAGTGCTCACCGCTCAGACATCCCCGTCATCGTGGTGGGAACCCAAG ATAAAATAAGCAGCACCAACCCCCGGGTGATCGAGGACCAGCGCGCCCGCCAGCTGTGCATCGACGTGAAACACTCGCTGTTTTATGAGACCTGCGCCACCTACGGGTTCAACGTCGACCGGGTCTTCTCCGAAG CCGCCCAGAAGATCGTAGCGCAGAAGAAACAGGCGGCGCTGCTGGCGTGTAAATCTCTTCCCAACTCGCCGAGTCACTCTGGAGGATCCACACCTGGATCAGCGTCTCTGCCCGGACAG AACCGGGACACAGACAAGAAAGCAGGTGATTCAAAGGGGGATCAGAGTGGTGCGCGGGGCGTCCCGCTCAAACAG GGCATCCTGTTCAAGAGGAGTGGCAACTCTCTGAATAAGGAGTGGAAGAAGAAATACGTCACCCTGTCCAACAATGGCACGCTGTCTTATCACTCCAGCTCCAGT GACTACACACAGAACACCCACGGGAAGGAGATCGACCTGCTCCGTGTGACGGTTAAAGTTCCTGGGAAACGCCCGCCGAGAGCCGTCGCACCTGCCGGACCCTCAGCTGTTCCCCCGGCGGCTTTACCTGGAGTCAACGGGATCAGCAAGGAGCCGGCCGCAGCTGACGGCACCAGCACTG TTCCTCAGTTGTGTCCGTCCACTCTGTCCGTCGCCGACGAGCGACCCGGCGCTTTGTCGCCACAAGGGGGCGAGAGAGGACTGCAGCGCTGCCCTTCATCGCTGTCCGCTAAAGCACAAAGTGTTG ACGGCCTTGAAGGGACGGCCGGAAAAGATCCGGGCCAAGCGTCTCCCATGACTGACAGGAAGAAGAACAGGAGGAAGAAGAGCATGAATCAGAAAGGGGATGCAGCTGTTGGCCAAGCTGATG CCAAacgcaaaatgtggaaattaaaGAGCTTTGGTAGCTTGAGAAACATTAATAAGACAG AGGAAGAGAATGCAGATTTTATTATAGTTTCCTCTACCGGCCAAATGTGGCACTTTGAGGCGCAGAGCCTGGAGGAGAGAGATTCCTGGGTGACAGCAATAGAGAGCCAGATCCTGGCAAGCCTGCAGTCCTGTGAGAGCGGCAGGAataag GCACGGAGAAGCAGTCAGAGCGAGGCCGTGGCGCTGCAGGCCATCCGAAACACCAAAGGAAACAACCTGTGTGTGGACTGTGAAGCATCGA ATCCCACCTGGGCCAGTCTGAACCTGGGCGCCCTCATCTGCATCGAGTGTTCGGGGATCCACCGGAACCTGGGGACCCACCTGTCTCGCGTTCGCTCGTTGGACCTGGACGACTGGCCGGGTGAACTCACACAGGTTCTGGCTGCCATCGGAAACCACATGGCCAACAGCGTGTGGGAGAGCTGCACCCAGGGCCGGACCAAACCCACGCCGAACGCAACACG AGAGGAACGAGAGTCCTGGATCCGGGCAAAGTATGAGCAGCGAGCCTTCGTTGCTCCTCTACGGCCGGGCTGTGAGGACAGCGTGCCGGTGTCGCTCCTGTCCGCGGTGACCGACCGGGATCTGCcccggctgctgctgcttctggcCCACTGCACCAAGGAGCAAATCAACGCACAGCTGGCCGCCACGCCGTCGCGTACGGCTCTGCACGGCGCCTGCCAGCTGGGAGACGTGGTCATGACCCAGCTGCTCGTCTGG TATGGAATCGACGTGAAAGCGAAGGACAGCCAAGGTCAGACGCCCATGATGATCGCCAGAAAAACTGGGAGCAAAGGCTGCATGGATATTTTGCTCCAACACGGATGCTCCAACGAAGCGTCCCCCACCGCctctgccgccgccgccgccacgCCGGTCCTCTCCCGTCGCTCCAGCACTGCCAGCCTGGGCCGGACCAGCTCCAGGAAGTGGGTGTCGTAG